From Alosa sapidissima isolate fAloSap1 chromosome 7, fAloSap1.pri, whole genome shotgun sequence, the proteins below share one genomic window:
- the LOC121713630 gene encoding treacle protein-like isoform X35: protein MSWLFGWGRGSKTPQPEEETPSAPEGGSGGSGGGDKPKDKWSNFDPTGLERAAKAARDLDKSRHAKDALALARMQEQTVQLDHQTKLKEYEAAVEQLKAEQIRVQGEERRKTLAEETKQNQARAQYQDKLARQRYDDQLRQQQLLNDETLRKQEESVQKQEAMRRATVEHEMELRHKNEMMRVEAEAQARAKVERDNADIIREQIRLKAAEHRQTVLESIKTAGAVFGEGFQAFVTDWDKVTVTVAGLSLLAVGIYSARNATGVGARYIEARLGKPSLVRETSRISAGEAIKHPVKTTKRMFSKAQDALEGVVLSPTLEERVRDIAIATHNTRKNRGLYRNILMYGPPGTGKTLFAKKLALHSGMDYAIMTGGDVAPMGREGVTAMHKVFDWANTSKRGLLLFVDEADAFLRKRSTEKISEDLRATLNAFLYRTGEQSNKFMLVLASNQPEQFDWAINDRIDEIVNFALPGLSERERLVRLYFDRYVLGPASTGRQRMKLAQFDYGQKCTDIAKLTDGMSGREISKLGVAWQAAAYSSETGVLTEAMIDARVADAVQQHMQKMDWLHTGGAAEGLGKVGVILPKEAVADIPGQIGFTADQEVLPPAQDSAPVIQQILPVMEAVMAEVKAAEAAPVVEAAAAAAAPAAKEVEAPVGSAVAESLVQEAEAAAVKEQEAAAAIPIVQEVDITAEVKEVETAPLSKEEPAVIDAATEAAVAKPADAPVAEVAKEAEVPVAEVAKEAEVPVAEVAKEAEAPVAEVAKETEAPVAEVAKEAEAPVAEVAKEAEAPVAEVAKEAEAPVAEVAKEAEAPVAEVAKEAEAPVAEVAKEAEAPVAEVAKEAEAPVAEVAKEAEAPVAEVAKEAEAPVAEVAKEAEAPVAEVAKEAEAPVAEVAKEAEAPVAEVAKETEAPVAEVAKEAEAPVAEVAKEAEAPVAEVAKEAEAPVAEVAKEAEAPVAEVAKEAEAPVAEVAKEAEAPVAEVAKEAEAPVAEVAKEAEAPVAAVAKPADAPVAVVAKEAEAPVAEVAKEAEAPVAEVAKEAEAPVAEVAKEAEAPVAEVAKEAEAPVAEVAKEAEAPVAEVAKEAEAPVAEVAKEAEAPVAEVAKEAETPVAEVAKEAEAPVAEVAKEAEAPVAEVAKEAEAPVAEVAKEAEAPVAEVAKEAEAPVVEVAKEAEAPVDEVAKEAEAPVAEVTKEAEAPVAEVTKEAEAPGAEVTMESSATSTDTALAQEAHGTPTPASPAAETEPEDKNKPKPKDKGKSSCTIS, encoded by the exons ATGTCTTGGCTCTTTGGATGGGGCAGAGGCTCCAAAACACCCCAGCCAGAAGAAGAGACACCATCTGCACCTGAGGGGGGGTCGGGGGGCAGCGGTGGAGGCGACAAACCCAAGGACAAGTGGAGTAACTTCGACCCTACTGGATTGGAGAGGGCTGCTAAAGCTGCAAGAGACCTCGATAAATCCC GTCACGCTAAAGATGCACTGGCATTGGCACGCATGCAAGAACAAACAGTCCAGTTGGATCATCAAACTAAGTTGAAG GAATATGAAGCAGCAGTAGAGCAACTGAAAGCCGAACAAATCCGTGtccagggagaggagaggaggaagacccTTGCGGAGGAGACCAAGCAAAACCAAGCT AGAGCACAGTATCAAGATAAGTTGGCGAGACAGAGATATGATGACCAGCTACGGCAACAG CAACTCCTCAATGATGAGACTCTTCGCAAACAGGAGGAGTCAGTCCAAAAACAGGAAGCAATGCGAAGAG CCACTGTTGAGCATGAGATGGAACTCCGACACAAGAATGAGATGATGCGCGTGGAGGCGGAGGCCCAGGCTCGCGCCAAAGTGGAGCGGGATAATGCCGACATCATCCGTGAGCAGATTCGCCTGAAGGCAGCCGAGCACAGGCAGACTGTGCTGGAGTCCATCAA AACTGCAGGTGCTGTGTTTGGAGAAGGCTTTCAAGCGTTTGTGACAGACTGGGATAAAGTCACGGTTACT GTGGCAGGATTGTCTCTGCTGGCAGTGGGCATTTACTCCGCTCGCAACGCCACAGGGGTGGGTGCCCGCTACATCGAGGCGCGCCTGGGAAAGCCCTCACTGGTCCGCGAGACCTCCAGGATTAGTGCCGGCGAGGCAATAAAGCATCCTGTCAAG ACAACCAAGCGCATGTTCAGCAAGGCCCAGGATGCCCTGGAGGGAGTTGTGCTGAGT CCTACCCTGGAGGAGCGTGTTCGTGACATTGCCATTGCTACACACAACACTCGCAAGAATCGTGGTCTCTACAGAAACATTCTCATGTATGGACCTCCTGGCACTGGCAAAACCCTCTTTGCAAAG AAACTGGCTCTGCACTCTGGGATGGATTACGCCATCATGACTGGCGGAGACGTGGCACCCATGGGCCGAGAGGGTGTCACTGCTATGCATAAAGTCTTTGACTGGGCAAACACAAGCAAGCGTGG CCTCCTGCTCTTTGTGGATGAAGCGGACGCCTTCCTGCGCAAGCGATCGACC GAAAAGATAAGCGAGGACCTACGAGCTACCCTCAACGCATTCCTCTACCGCACCGGAGAGCAGAGCAACAA ATTTATGTTGGTGCTGGCCAGTAACCAGCCTGAACAGTTTGACTGGGCCATAAACGACCGTATTGATGAGATTGTCAACTTTGCCCTTCCTGGActatcagagagggagaggctggTGCGGCTCTACTTTGATAGATATGTGCTGGGCCCAGCCTCCACAGGCAGACA GAGGATGAAGCTGGCACAGTTTGACTATGGCCAGAAGTGTACGGATATTGCTAAATTGACGGATGGTATGTCAGGCCGTGAAATATCGAAACTTGGTGTGGCCTGGCAG GCGGCTGCATACTCATCGGAGACTGGGGTCCTGACAGAAGCCATGATTGATGCTCGGGTCGCTGATGCAGTCCAGCAACACATGCAGAAGATGGACTGGCTGCATACTGGAGGGGCCGCAGAGGGCCTTGGCAAGGTGGGAGTCATTTTGCCAAAAGAGGCTGTGGCAGATATCCCCGGTCAGATAGGATTCACTGCGGATCAGGAGGTCCTTCCACCTGCCCAGGACTCTGCTCCAGTTATTCAGCAAATTCTCCCAGTTATGGAGGCAGTCATGGCTGAAGTGAAGGCGGCTGAGGCAGCCCCAGTCGTAGAAGCAgcagccgctgctgctgctcctgctgccaaAGAGGTGGAGGCGCCCGTTGGAAGTGCCGTGGCTGAATCACTGGTGCAGGAGGCCGAGGCTGCTGCTGTCAAGGAGCAAGAGGCTGCTGCAGCCATTCCCATTGTCCAGGAGGTAGACATCACTGCAGAGGTCAAGGAAGTGGAGACTGCTCCTTTAAGTAAAGAGGAGCCAGCTGTCATCGATGCTGCCACAGAGGCTGCTGTTGCCAAGCCTGCTGATGCTCCAGTGGCTGAGGTTGCCAAGGAGGCAGAAGTGCCAGTGGCTGAGGTTGCCAAGGAGGCAGAAGTGCCAGTGGCTGAGGTTGCCAAGGAGGCAGAAGCTCCAGTGGCTGAAGTTGCCAAGGAAACAGAAGCTCCAGTGGCTGAGGTCGCCAAGGAGGCAGAAGCTCCAGTGGCTGAGGTCGCCAAGGAGGCAGAAGCTCCAGTGGCTGAAGTCGCCAAGGAGGCAGAAGCTCCAGTGGCTGAAGTCGCCAAGGAGGCAGAAGCTCCAGTGGCTGAAGTCGCCAAGGAGGCAGAAGCTCCAGTGGCTGAAGTCGCCAAGGAGGCAGAAGCTCCAGTGGCTGAAGTCGCCAAGGAGGCAGAAGCTCCAGTGGCTGAAGTCGCCAAGGAGGCAGAAGCTCCAGTGGCTGAAGTCGCCAAGGAGGCAGAAGCGCCAGTGGCTGAGGTTGCCAAGGAGGCAGAAGCGCCAGTGGCTGAGGTTGCCAAGGAGGCAGAAGCGCCAGTGGCTGAGGTTGCCAAGGAGGCAGAAGCTCCAGTGGCTGAAGTTGCCAAGGAAACAGAAGCTCCAGTGGCTGAGGTCGCCAAGGAGGCAGAAGCTCCAGTGGCTGAGGTCGCCAAGGAGGCAGAAGCTCCAGTGGCTGAGGTCGCCAAGGAGGCAGAAGCTCCAGTGGCTGAAGTCGCCAAGGAGGCAGAAGCTCCAGTGGCTGAAGTCGCCAAGGAGGCAGAAGCTCCAGTGGCTGAAGTCGCCAAGGAGGCAGAAGCTCCAGTGGCTGAAGTCGCCAAGGAGGCAGAAGCTCCAGTGGCTGAAGTCGCCAAGGAGGCAGAAGCTCCAGTGGCTGCTGTTGCCAAGCCTGCTGATGCTCCAGTGGCTGTG GTTGCCAAGGAGGCAGAGGCTCCAGTGGCTGAGGTTGCCAAGGAGGCAGAAGCTCCAGTGGCTGAGGTCGCAAAGGAGGCAGAGGCTCCAGTGGCTGAGGTCGCCAAGGAGGCAGAGGCTCCAGTGGCTGAGGTCGCCAAGGAGGCAGAGGCTCCAGTGGCTGAGGTCGCCAAGGAGGCAGAGGCTCCAGTGGCTGAGGTCGCCAAGGAGGCAGAGGCTCCAGTGGCTGAGGTCGCCAAGGAGGCAGAGGCTCCAGTGGCTGAGGTCGCAAAGGAGGCAGAAACTCCAGTGGCTGAAGTCGCCAAGGAGGCAGAAGCTCCAGTGGCTGAGGTCGCCAAGGAGGCAGAGGCTCCAGTGGCTGAGGTCGCCAAGGAGGCAGAAGCTCCAGTGGCTGAGGTCGCCAAGGAGGCAGAGGCTCCAGTGGCTGAGGTCGCCAAGGAGGCAGAGGCTCCTGTGGTTGAGGTTGCAAAAGAGGCAGAAGCTCCAGTGGATGAGGTCGCAAAGGAAGCAGAAGCTCCAGTGGCTGAGGTCACAAAGGAGGCAGAAGCTCCAGTGGCTGAGGTCACAAAGGAGGCAGAAGCTCCAGGGGCTGAGGTCACAATGGAATCCTCAGCAACTTCCACAGACACTGCCCTTGCTCAGGAAGCCCATGGTACACCAACCCCAGCTTCCCCTGCTGCTGAGACAGAACCAGAGGACAAAAACAAGCCCAAACCAAAGGATAAAGGCAAGAGCTCATGCACCATATCATAA
- the LOC121713630 gene encoding ATPase family AAA domain-containing protein 3-A-like isoform X49, whose translation MSWLFGWGRGSKTPQPEEETPSAPEGGSGGSGGGDKPKDKWSNFDPTGLERAAKAARDLDKSRHAKDALALARMQEQTVQLDHQTKLKEYEAAVEQLKAEQIRVQGEERRKTLAEETKQNQARAQYQDKLARQRYDDQLRQQQLLNDETLRKQEESVQKQEAMRRATVEHEMELRHKNEMMRVEAEAQARAKVERDNADIIREQIRLKAAEHRQTVLESIKTAGAVFGEGFQAFVTDWDKVTVTVAGLSLLAVGIYSARNATGVGARYIEARLGKPSLVRETSRISAGEAIKHPVKTTKRMFSKAQDALEGVVLSPTLEERVRDIAIATHNTRKNRGLYRNILMYGPPGTGKTLFAKKLALHSGMDYAIMTGGDVAPMGREGVTAMHKVFDWANTSKRGLLLFVDEADAFLRKRSTEKISEDLRATLNAFLYRTGEQSNKFMLVLASNQPEQFDWAINDRIDEIVNFALPGLSERERLVRLYFDRYVLGPASTGRQRMKLAQFDYGQKCTDIAKLTDGMSGREISKLGVAWQAAAYSSETGVLTEAMIDARVADAVQQHMQKMDWLHTGGAAEGLGKVGVILPKEAVADIPGQIGFTADQEVLPPAQDSAPVIQQILPVMEAVMAEVKAAEAAPVVEAAAAAAAPAAKEVEAPVGSAVAESLVQEAEAAAVKEQEAAAAIPIVQEVDITAEVKEVETAPLSKEEPAVIDAATEAAVAKPADAPVAEVAKEAEAPVAEVAKEAEAPVAEVAKEAEAPVAEVAKEAEAPVAEVAKEAEAPVAEVAKEAEAPVAEVAKEAEAPVAEVAKEAEAPVAEVAKEAETPVAEVAKEAEAPVAEVAKEAEAPVAEVAKEAEAPVAEVAKEAEAPVAEVAKEAEAPVVEVAKEAEAPVDEVAKEAEAPVAEVTKEAEAPVAEVTKEAEAPGAEVTMESSATSTDTALAQEAHGTPTPASPAAETEPEDKNKPKPKDKGKSSCTIS comes from the exons ATGTCTTGGCTCTTTGGATGGGGCAGAGGCTCCAAAACACCCCAGCCAGAAGAAGAGACACCATCTGCACCTGAGGGGGGGTCGGGGGGCAGCGGTGGAGGCGACAAACCCAAGGACAAGTGGAGTAACTTCGACCCTACTGGATTGGAGAGGGCTGCTAAAGCTGCAAGAGACCTCGATAAATCCC GTCACGCTAAAGATGCACTGGCATTGGCACGCATGCAAGAACAAACAGTCCAGTTGGATCATCAAACTAAGTTGAAG GAATATGAAGCAGCAGTAGAGCAACTGAAAGCCGAACAAATCCGTGtccagggagaggagaggaggaagacccTTGCGGAGGAGACCAAGCAAAACCAAGCT AGAGCACAGTATCAAGATAAGTTGGCGAGACAGAGATATGATGACCAGCTACGGCAACAG CAACTCCTCAATGATGAGACTCTTCGCAAACAGGAGGAGTCAGTCCAAAAACAGGAAGCAATGCGAAGAG CCACTGTTGAGCATGAGATGGAACTCCGACACAAGAATGAGATGATGCGCGTGGAGGCGGAGGCCCAGGCTCGCGCCAAAGTGGAGCGGGATAATGCCGACATCATCCGTGAGCAGATTCGCCTGAAGGCAGCCGAGCACAGGCAGACTGTGCTGGAGTCCATCAA AACTGCAGGTGCTGTGTTTGGAGAAGGCTTTCAAGCGTTTGTGACAGACTGGGATAAAGTCACGGTTACT GTGGCAGGATTGTCTCTGCTGGCAGTGGGCATTTACTCCGCTCGCAACGCCACAGGGGTGGGTGCCCGCTACATCGAGGCGCGCCTGGGAAAGCCCTCACTGGTCCGCGAGACCTCCAGGATTAGTGCCGGCGAGGCAATAAAGCATCCTGTCAAG ACAACCAAGCGCATGTTCAGCAAGGCCCAGGATGCCCTGGAGGGAGTTGTGCTGAGT CCTACCCTGGAGGAGCGTGTTCGTGACATTGCCATTGCTACACACAACACTCGCAAGAATCGTGGTCTCTACAGAAACATTCTCATGTATGGACCTCCTGGCACTGGCAAAACCCTCTTTGCAAAG AAACTGGCTCTGCACTCTGGGATGGATTACGCCATCATGACTGGCGGAGACGTGGCACCCATGGGCCGAGAGGGTGTCACTGCTATGCATAAAGTCTTTGACTGGGCAAACACAAGCAAGCGTGG CCTCCTGCTCTTTGTGGATGAAGCGGACGCCTTCCTGCGCAAGCGATCGACC GAAAAGATAAGCGAGGACCTACGAGCTACCCTCAACGCATTCCTCTACCGCACCGGAGAGCAGAGCAACAA ATTTATGTTGGTGCTGGCCAGTAACCAGCCTGAACAGTTTGACTGGGCCATAAACGACCGTATTGATGAGATTGTCAACTTTGCCCTTCCTGGActatcagagagggagaggctggTGCGGCTCTACTTTGATAGATATGTGCTGGGCCCAGCCTCCACAGGCAGACA GAGGATGAAGCTGGCACAGTTTGACTATGGCCAGAAGTGTACGGATATTGCTAAATTGACGGATGGTATGTCAGGCCGTGAAATATCGAAACTTGGTGTGGCCTGGCAG GCGGCTGCATACTCATCGGAGACTGGGGTCCTGACAGAAGCCATGATTGATGCTCGGGTCGCTGATGCAGTCCAGCAACACATGCAGAAGATGGACTGGCTGCATACTGGAGGGGCCGCAGAGGGCCTTGGCAAGGTGGGAGTCATTTTGCCAAAAGAGGCTGTGGCAGATATCCCCGGTCAGATAGGATTCACTGCGGATCAGGAGGTCCTTCCACCTGCCCAGGACTCTGCTCCAGTTATTCAGCAAATTCTCCCAGTTATGGAGGCAGTCATGGCTGAAGTGAAGGCGGCTGAGGCAGCCCCAGTCGTAGAAGCAgcagccgctgctgctgctcctgctgccaaAGAGGTGGAGGCGCCCGTTGGAAGTGCCGTGGCTGAATCACTGGTGCAGGAGGCCGAGGCTGCTGCTGTCAAGGAGCAAGAGGCTGCTGCAGCCATTCCCATTGTCCAGGAGGTAGACATCACTGCAGAGGTCAAGGAAGTGGAGACTGCTCCTTTAAGTAAAGAGGAGCCAGCTGTCATCGATGCTGCCACAGAGGCTGCTGTTGCCAAGCCTGCTGATGCTCCAGTGGCTGAGGTTGCCAAGGAGGCAGAA GCTCCAGTGGCTGAGGTTGCCAAGGAGGCAGAAGCTCCAGTGGCTGAGGTCGCAAAGGAGGCAGAGGCTCCAGTGGCTGAGGTCGCCAAGGAGGCAGAGGCTCCAGTGGCTGAGGTCGCCAAGGAGGCAGAGGCTCCAGTGGCTGAGGTCGCCAAGGAGGCAGAGGCTCCAGTGGCTGAGGTCGCCAAGGAGGCAGAGGCTCCAGTGGCTGAGGTCGCCAAGGAGGCAGAGGCTCCAGTGGCTGAGGTCGCAAAGGAGGCAGAAACTCCAGTGGCTGAAGTCGCCAAGGAGGCAGAAGCTCCAGTGGCTGAGGTCGCCAAGGAGGCAGAGGCTCCAGTGGCTGAGGTCGCCAAGGAGGCAGAAGCTCCAGTGGCTGAGGTCGCCAAGGAGGCAGAGGCTCCAGTGGCTGAGGTCGCCAAGGAGGCAGAGGCTCCTGTGGTTGAGGTTGCAAAAGAGGCAGAAGCTCCAGTGGATGAGGTCGCAAAGGAAGCAGAAGCTCCAGTGGCTGAGGTCACAAAGGAGGCAGAAGCTCCAGTGGCTGAGGTCACAAAGGAGGCAGAAGCTCCAGGGGCTGAGGTCACAATGGAATCCTCAGCAACTTCCACAGACACTGCCCTTGCTCAGGAAGCCCATGGTACACCAACCCCAGCTTCCCCTGCTGCTGAGACAGAACCAGAGGACAAAAACAAGCCCAAACCAAAGGATAAAGGCAAGAGCTCATGCACCATATCATAA
- the LOC121713630 gene encoding ATPase family AAA domain-containing protein 3-A-like isoform X48 — translation MSWLFGWGRGSKTPQPEEETPSAPEGGSGGSGGGDKPKDKWSNFDPTGLERAAKAARDLDKSRHAKDALALARMQEQTVQLDHQTKLKEYEAAVEQLKAEQIRVQGEERRKTLAEETKQNQARAQYQDKLARQRYDDQLRQQQLLNDETLRKQEESVQKQEAMRRATVEHEMELRHKNEMMRVEAEAQARAKVERDNADIIREQIRLKAAEHRQTVLESIKTAGAVFGEGFQAFVTDWDKVTVTVAGLSLLAVGIYSARNATGVGARYIEARLGKPSLVRETSRISAGEAIKHPVKTTKRMFSKAQDALEGVVLSPTLEERVRDIAIATHNTRKNRGLYRNILMYGPPGTGKTLFAKKLALHSGMDYAIMTGGDVAPMGREGVTAMHKVFDWANTSKRGLLLFVDEADAFLRKRSTEKISEDLRATLNAFLYRTGEQSNKFMLVLASNQPEQFDWAINDRIDEIVNFALPGLSERERLVRLYFDRYVLGPASTGRQRMKLAQFDYGQKCTDIAKLTDGMSGREISKLGVAWQAAAYSSETGVLTEAMIDARVADAVQQHMQKMDWLHTGGAAEGLGKVGVILPKEAVADIPGQIGFTADQEVLPPAQDSAPVIQQILPVMEAVMAEVKAAEAAPVVEAAAAAAAPAAKEVEAPVGSAVAESLVQEAEAAAVKEQEAAAAIPIVQEVDITAEVKEVETAPLSKEEPAVIDAATEAAVAKPADAPVAEVAKEAEAPVAEVAKEAEAPVAEVAKEAEAPVAEVAKEAEAPVAEVAKEAEAPVAEVAKEAEAPVAEVAKEAEAPVAEVAKEAEAPVAEVAKEAETPVAEVAKEAEAPVAEVAKEAEAPVAEVAKEAEAPVAEVAKEAEAPVAEVAKEAEAPVVEVAKEAEAPVDEVAKEAEAPVAEVTKEAEAPVAEVTKEAEAPGAEVTMESSATSTDTALAQEAHGTPTPASPAAETEPEDKNKPKPKDKGKSSCTIS, via the exons ATGTCTTGGCTCTTTGGATGGGGCAGAGGCTCCAAAACACCCCAGCCAGAAGAAGAGACACCATCTGCACCTGAGGGGGGGTCGGGGGGCAGCGGTGGAGGCGACAAACCCAAGGACAAGTGGAGTAACTTCGACCCTACTGGATTGGAGAGGGCTGCTAAAGCTGCAAGAGACCTCGATAAATCCC GTCACGCTAAAGATGCACTGGCATTGGCACGCATGCAAGAACAAACAGTCCAGTTGGATCATCAAACTAAGTTGAAG GAATATGAAGCAGCAGTAGAGCAACTGAAAGCCGAACAAATCCGTGtccagggagaggagaggaggaagacccTTGCGGAGGAGACCAAGCAAAACCAAGCT AGAGCACAGTATCAAGATAAGTTGGCGAGACAGAGATATGATGACCAGCTACGGCAACAG CAACTCCTCAATGATGAGACTCTTCGCAAACAGGAGGAGTCAGTCCAAAAACAGGAAGCAATGCGAAGAG CCACTGTTGAGCATGAGATGGAACTCCGACACAAGAATGAGATGATGCGCGTGGAGGCGGAGGCCCAGGCTCGCGCCAAAGTGGAGCGGGATAATGCCGACATCATCCGTGAGCAGATTCGCCTGAAGGCAGCCGAGCACAGGCAGACTGTGCTGGAGTCCATCAA AACTGCAGGTGCTGTGTTTGGAGAAGGCTTTCAAGCGTTTGTGACAGACTGGGATAAAGTCACGGTTACT GTGGCAGGATTGTCTCTGCTGGCAGTGGGCATTTACTCCGCTCGCAACGCCACAGGGGTGGGTGCCCGCTACATCGAGGCGCGCCTGGGAAAGCCCTCACTGGTCCGCGAGACCTCCAGGATTAGTGCCGGCGAGGCAATAAAGCATCCTGTCAAG ACAACCAAGCGCATGTTCAGCAAGGCCCAGGATGCCCTGGAGGGAGTTGTGCTGAGT CCTACCCTGGAGGAGCGTGTTCGTGACATTGCCATTGCTACACACAACACTCGCAAGAATCGTGGTCTCTACAGAAACATTCTCATGTATGGACCTCCTGGCACTGGCAAAACCCTCTTTGCAAAG AAACTGGCTCTGCACTCTGGGATGGATTACGCCATCATGACTGGCGGAGACGTGGCACCCATGGGCCGAGAGGGTGTCACTGCTATGCATAAAGTCTTTGACTGGGCAAACACAAGCAAGCGTGG CCTCCTGCTCTTTGTGGATGAAGCGGACGCCTTCCTGCGCAAGCGATCGACC GAAAAGATAAGCGAGGACCTACGAGCTACCCTCAACGCATTCCTCTACCGCACCGGAGAGCAGAGCAACAA ATTTATGTTGGTGCTGGCCAGTAACCAGCCTGAACAGTTTGACTGGGCCATAAACGACCGTATTGATGAGATTGTCAACTTTGCCCTTCCTGGActatcagagagggagaggctggTGCGGCTCTACTTTGATAGATATGTGCTGGGCCCAGCCTCCACAGGCAGACA GAGGATGAAGCTGGCACAGTTTGACTATGGCCAGAAGTGTACGGATATTGCTAAATTGACGGATGGTATGTCAGGCCGTGAAATATCGAAACTTGGTGTGGCCTGGCAG GCGGCTGCATACTCATCGGAGACTGGGGTCCTGACAGAAGCCATGATTGATGCTCGGGTCGCTGATGCAGTCCAGCAACACATGCAGAAGATGGACTGGCTGCATACTGGAGGGGCCGCAGAGGGCCTTGGCAAGGTGGGAGTCATTTTGCCAAAAGAGGCTGTGGCAGATATCCCCGGTCAGATAGGATTCACTGCGGATCAGGAGGTCCTTCCACCTGCCCAGGACTCTGCTCCAGTTATTCAGCAAATTCTCCCAGTTATGGAGGCAGTCATGGCTGAAGTGAAGGCGGCTGAGGCAGCCCCAGTCGTAGAAGCAgcagccgctgctgctgctcctgctgccaaAGAGGTGGAGGCGCCCGTTGGAAGTGCCGTGGCTGAATCACTGGTGCAGGAGGCCGAGGCTGCTGCTGTCAAGGAGCAAGAGGCTGCTGCAGCCATTCCCATTGTCCAGGAGGTAGACATCACTGCAGAGGTCAAGGAAGTGGAGACTGCTCCTTTAAGTAAAGAGGAGCCAGCTGTCATCGATGCTGCCACAGAGGCTGCTGTTGCCAAGCCTGCTGATGCTCCAGTGGCTGAG GTTGCCAAGGAGGCAGAGGCTCCAGTGGCTGAGGTTGCCAAGGAGGCAGAAGCTCCAGTGGCTGAGGTCGCAAAGGAGGCAGAGGCTCCAGTGGCTGAGGTCGCCAAGGAGGCAGAGGCTCCAGTGGCTGAGGTCGCCAAGGAGGCAGAGGCTCCAGTGGCTGAGGTCGCCAAGGAGGCAGAGGCTCCAGTGGCTGAGGTCGCCAAGGAGGCAGAGGCTCCAGTGGCTGAGGTCGCCAAGGAGGCAGAGGCTCCAGTGGCTGAGGTCGCAAAGGAGGCAGAAACTCCAGTGGCTGAAGTCGCCAAGGAGGCAGAAGCTCCAGTGGCTGAGGTCGCCAAGGAGGCAGAGGCTCCAGTGGCTGAGGTCGCCAAGGAGGCAGAAGCTCCAGTGGCTGAGGTCGCCAAGGAGGCAGAGGCTCCAGTGGCTGAGGTCGCCAAGGAGGCAGAGGCTCCTGTGGTTGAGGTTGCAAAAGAGGCAGAAGCTCCAGTGGATGAGGTCGCAAAGGAAGCAGAAGCTCCAGTGGCTGAGGTCACAAAGGAGGCAGAAGCTCCAGTGGCTGAGGTCACAAAGGAGGCAGAAGCTCCAGGGGCTGAGGTCACAATGGAATCCTCAGCAACTTCCACAGACACTGCCCTTGCTCAGGAAGCCCATGGTACACCAACCCCAGCTTCCCCTGCTGCTGAGACAGAACCAGAGGACAAAAACAAGCCCAAACCAAAGGATAAAGGCAAGAGCTCATGCACCATATCATAA